The following is a genomic window from Caldisericaceae bacterium.
CTCCAACTACAGCAACAGTTTTATCCTTAAAAAAAGCAGCATCACAAGTTGCGCAGTAGGAAATTCCTCTGCCTCTAAATTTTTCTTCTTCTGGTACTGGTAATTTTGCAGGGTCAGCTCCTGTTGCTAGTATAATTGTCCAAGAACGGACTCTGCCGTATTCTGTATCTACATAAAAGATATCACCGATCTTTTCAATTTTTCTTACATCCGTAAGAAGAACTTTAGTTCCAAATTTTAGTGCCTGCTTTTTAAAAAGTTCAACAAGTTCACTTCCGCTTATTCCGTCAGGAAACCCAGGATAGTTTTCAACCAACTCACTTACAGCAATTTGTCCTCCTATTGCTAATTTTTCAAAAAGAAGTGCCTTTAATCGAAATCTTCCTGCATAAATGGCAGCCGTAAGTCCAGCAGGACCGCCACCAATTATTACCGTGTCATAAATTTCGTTTAGATCTACAGGTAGTTCTTCTTTAACTTCATGAATAGAAAACAATTCGTCCATACAACCTCCAAAGATTTAAATTATTACTTCCTAGGTATTATATTAAATTATACAATTTTGTCAAGACTTCATCTTTCTTCTTTGTTTGATTTTTGGGTTTATTTCCTCCCAGATGTTTTCTAAATTGTAAAAGCCTCTTTTTTCTTCTGTCATTATGTGAACGATAACACTTCCATAGTCCATTGCAATCCAAGAAGAATCATTTCCTCTATCAATAGAAATAGGTCGAGTGTTTTTCTTTTTGAGTTTTTCCTCGATTTCATCAGCAATTGCATTACAATGTTCTCCTGCTGTTGCTGTGCAGACAACAAAATAGTCAGTGATAATTGTAAGCTTTTTTACATCAAAGATTTTGATGTCTTCCCCTTTTTTGTCTTCAATAACTTTTGCGATAAAATTTGCAAGTGTTTTACCTTTCATGTTTATATTATACAGAAATATGTTTTAGTTTAAAATTTGGTATAATTGTGTTGAGGCTATACACCTAATTGGAGGCAACTAATGGAACTTGAGGGAATCGTTCGAAATTTAAGTGAAGAGATTGCTGAAGTAATTTTAGTTGGAATTACAGGTAGAGATGGTTTGCCTGTTGCAATTTATGCAAAAGAGAATTTTGAGGTAGCACTTGTGAGTGCTGAAATTACTTCAATTTGTGATGGGATTGA
Proteins encoded in this region:
- a CDS encoding FAD-dependent oxidoreductase, with amino-acid sequence MDELFSIHEVKEELPVDLNEIYDTVIIGGGPAGLTAAIYAGRFRLKALLFEKLAIGGQIAVSELVENYPGFPDGISGSELVELFKKQALKFGTKVLLTDVRKIEKIGDIFYVDTEYGRVRSWTIILATGADPAKLPVPEEEKFRGRGISYCATCDAAFFKDKTVAVVG
- the rsfS gene encoding ribosome silencing factor translates to MKGKTLANFIAKVIEDKKGEDIKIFDVKKLTIITDYFVVCTATAGEHCNAIADEIEEKLKKKNTRPISIDRGNDSSWIAMDYGSVIVHIMTEEKRGFYNLENIWEEINPKIKQRRKMKS